A genome region from Triticum aestivum cultivar Chinese Spring chromosome 2B, IWGSC CS RefSeq v2.1, whole genome shotgun sequence includes the following:
- the LOC123040183 gene encoding defensin Tk-AMP-D1.1: MASSHKFFPAVLLLLLLVVTMEVAPAQAEEGRVCETDSTRFKGICMVGTNCANICLTEGFTSGKCSGLKRKCICTKPC, from the exons ATGGCGTCATCACACAAGTTCTTCccggccgtcctcctcctcctgctgctagtTGTCACCATGG AGGTGGCACCGGCGCAGGCAGAGGAGGGGAGGGTGTGCGAGACGGATAGCACTCGGTTCAAGGGGATATGCATGGTTGGCACAAACTGCGCCAATATTTGCCTCACCGAGGGCTTCACCAGCGGCAAGTGCTCCGGCTTGAAGAGGAAGTGCATTTGCACCAAACCATGCTAG